DNA sequence from the Cyanobium sp. WAJ14-Wanaka genome:
AAGGTCTCCGCATACCAGCAACTTTGGGCCCTGCCACTGGCGCAGGCCCCGCAGGGGCTGGGAGCGCAGCAGGAAGGGGTCGGTGTAGTGGATCAGTGGGCAGGCAGCTGTTAACCCGCGCCTCTGGAAGGCTTGCTGAACAGCTTCCGTATCGGCACTTTTCACTGCGAGGCTGTTGGAGCCATCCGCTAGCGCCAGGCCTGCCTGCAGGAGATCGGGCCTCTGCCACAACACCTGAAAAGTCCCGTAGTGGAAAAGCACAGTTGAAGGTGCCATCGCAACTAAGCCGCGTTTCAGCTGAGAGCAAACTGGATTTTGGCTTGCCACCACAACTTGCCCTGCTGGCAAAGTGAAAAATGGCACGACGGCCGAAGCAGTTGCGGCCTTAGGTGTTGTGTCTCACCACTTTGCTCGGCAGATCAGTTCATGCATCCTCTCCTCGAGCGGCGCCGCCTTTTCAGGCCACCCTTGCCAATTACCAGGCCGGCCCTGTTCCTCGATCGCGATGGCGTGCTGATTGAAGACAGGCATCACCTCTGCGATCCAGCCCAAGTGCAGCTCTGCTCTGGGGCAAAGGCGTTGCTGCAACAGGCCCATCAGCGGGGCTGGCCGGTGGTGGTGATCACAAATCAATCGGGCATTGCTAGAGGATTGTTCGATTGGCGGGCATATGAGCTAGTCACCGAACGCCTGCTGGAGCTGCTGGGCCCAGCGGCCCCGATCGCCGCGATCTATGCCAATGGTCATGGGCCCGATGCTCCGGCCCATAGCTGGCGTAAACCCAGCCCAGCCATGCTGCAGGCGGCGGCGGTTGATTTGCAACTTGATCTGGCCACATCATTTCTGGTTGGCGATCGCCTTTGCGACCTCCAGGCCGGGGCTGCAGCAGGGCTCTGCTGGCTAGGTCACATCAGCAGCGGTCACGGCCAGACTGAACGTCCAGCCGTGGAGCGCTGGGCATCCGAAAACCCTCATACAAATGAAGATAATGGTCTGGTGGAGATTGCTTATCTTGATTCGCTCCATCAATTCCCTGTTCACCTGCTGAACGATGCTGGATGAGTAACCGCCACTGCGATGTGCTGATTCTTGGCGGCGGCATGGTGGGCCTCTGCATCGCCCATCAACTGCTGGATCGCGGCATTTCCCGCAATATCACACTGCTTGATAAGGAGCCTGAATTGGGGCTGCACAGTTCTGGGAGAAATAGCGGTGTGTTGCATGCGGGGCTCTACTATAAACCCGGCTCCCTCAAGGCCCAGGTATGTGTGGCTGGGGCGCGCCGGCTCAGGGCCTGGGTGGAGGAGCGCCAGCTGCCGATAAATCCCTGCGGCAAGGTGATTGTGCCGCCCAGGGCCGAACTTGATCCCCAGCTCGATCTGCTCGCCAAGCGGGGCCTGGCCAATGGGGCCCAGTTGGAGCTCTGGGACGAAATGCAATTGCACCAATTGATCCCTGAGGCCCGCACCG
Encoded proteins:
- a CDS encoding HAD-IIIA family hydrolase yields the protein MHPLLERRRLFRPPLPITRPALFLDRDGVLIEDRHHLCDPAQVQLCSGAKALLQQAHQRGWPVVVITNQSGIARGLFDWRAYELVTERLLELLGPAAPIAAIYANGHGPDAPAHSWRKPSPAMLQAAAVDLQLDLATSFLVGDRLCDLQAGAAAGLCWLGHISSGHGQTERPAVERWASENPHTNEDNGLVEIAYLDSLHQFPVHLLNDAG